Proteins co-encoded in one Arachis hypogaea cultivar Tifrunner chromosome 11, arahy.Tifrunner.gnm2.J5K5, whole genome shotgun sequence genomic window:
- the LOC112723470 gene encoding uncharacterized protein, which translates to MVVVAGRSFGVIFCFGCSSLPATKSQRKFGTTTLAKRDEVQENSKSEKRSFFSLKISKSFLARTAIGVFGLGFIDAGYSGDWSRTGVITTQNEELLRLAAFLVVPLCIFLIVSLPVDSDSYTS; encoded by the exons ATGGTGGTAGTTGCTGGAAGGAGTTTTGGTGTTATCTTCTGCTTCGGTTGTTCTTCTCTTCCTGCGACCAAAAGTCAAAGGAAGTTTGGGACAACAACGTTGGCAAAGAGGGACGAGGTTCAAGAGAACAGCAAGAGTGAAAAGCGATCCTTTTTCTCACTGAAGATTTCAAAATCATTTCTTGCTCGAACTGCTATTGGAGTGTTTGGGTTGGGGTTCATTGATGCTGG GTACAGTGGAGACTGGTCAAGGACTGGAGTGATAACAACACAGAATGAGGAATTGCTTAGGCTTGCAGCTTTTCTAGTAGTTCCCTTGTGTATCTTTCTCATTGTTTCTCTACCCGTTGATTCAGATTCGTATACTTCTTAA
- the LOC112723469 gene encoding nuclear pore complex protein NUP43, producing MAATAMSVSERPVIHRLPQHKYIDAVRWLPPLSTFDRFAVLAAFDTDSGSSSIEIHSLNPNPLSLQPHSSFSSSSRVSSLRASQFLQKTVVAASTAAGSLHILFSDSADATFESEVSMPEEEGLHSVPGSCVDLMDGGVECVTVGEDGRVNLVSIGNSNLSCDRLFDSGGLVSYTAAKWASPMEFATGGYGFSLQWWDKRKPGGPVSQFKANWDQKFTAGIVHSIDIHPSRKHTCLAGGSLGTVFAWDLRWQQQPIILSEAGVQSISESEVWEVQYDRCIKSSTTSTRILPAVICSEDGILAIIEQGEEPIELLAEPCAINGFDIDRHNPSDVICSLEWEAVAILTRR from the exons ATGGCAGCGACGGCAATGTCGGTATCGGAACGCCCAGTAATCCACCGTCTCCCACAGCACAAGTACATCGACGCCGTTAGGTGGCTTCCGCCGCTATCAACGTTCGACCGGTTCGCGGTGCTCGCCGCATTCGACACCGATTCCGGTTCCTCTTCCATCGAAATCCACTCCTTAAACCCTAACCCACTGTCCCTCCAACCTCACTCTTCGTTTTCCTCATCTTCCCGCGTCTCCTCCCTAAGGGCCTCCCAGTTCCTCCAGAAAACCGTCGTCGCCGCCTCCACCGCCGCCGGATCACTCCACATTCTGTTTTCAGATTCTGCGGATGCAACGTTTGAATCGGAGGTGTCGATGCCCGAGGAGGAGGGGCTTCACTCGGTGCCGGGCTCGTGCGTTGACCTCATGGACGGTGGGGTAGAGTGCGTGACCGTTGGGGAAGATGGGAGGGTCAACTTAGTTAGTATTGGGAATTCGAATTTGAGCTGTGATAGGTTGTTCGATAGTGGTGGGTTGGTTTCGTACACGGCAGCGAAGTGGGCGTCGCCGATGGAGTTCGCCACAGGTGGTTATGGGTTCAGTCTTCAGTGGTGGGACAAGAGGAAGCCCGGTGGGCCGGTTTCTCAGTTTAAGGCTAACTG GGATCAGAAATTCACTGCTGGAATAGTGCACTCTATCGATATTCATCCATCCAGAAAGCACACTTGCCTG GCTGGAGGGTCCTTAGGTACTGTTTTTGCCTGGGATCTTAGGTGGCAACAACAACCCATTATACTCTCTGAAGCTGGAGTCCAGTCAATATCTGAAAGCGAGGTCTGGGAGGTTCAATATGATCGATGCATAAAATCAAGCACGACATCTACTCGGATCTTACCTGCCGTGATCTGTTCAGAGGATGGAATTCTCGCCATAATTGAGCAAG GTGAGGAACCTATTGAGCTGCTAGCAGAACCTTGTGCCATCAACGGCTTTGATATTGATCGACATAACCCATCT GATGTGATATGTAGTTTGGAGTGGGAAGCAGTAGCCATATTGACCAGAAGATAA